Part of the Sporosarcina sp. FSL K6-2383 genome is shown below.
GTCGCATCTAAAATTCCTGTTAAAACGAATGCCAATAACGCCAGCACCGCCACAAGATCCGCGCGCACTCGATTGCTCATAAATAAAATAATGCTAATGCCTAAAATGATAAATGTAATAATCAGTTGCACTGAACTCGAATCCTTTCTAATTATGACCGGCATACGTCGTGTTATGACCGCCATGGACTGTGTTATGCTCGACATGGGGTAGTTTATGACCGCCTTGAGCCCTGTTACGCTCGGCACGAACGGGTTTATGACCGGCATAACCTTACTTATTATTATTGTATACCAGCTACAAAAAAAGTGCCGGTGACAACGGCACTTTTTATTTTCTTTAGCAGGAACTCAGTTCCTGCTAAAGAAAATAAAGCCTCCGGTGGATGACACAAATTTTGAATGGAGTTAAGGAAGGCAGTCTAAGTTCGCGACGTCCTGTCGCACCGACTGCATAACCTACATCCTGTAGGCCCCAAGCGCAATTAAAAATTTGGACACAATCACGCCAAGGCGTAATTGATTGTTTATTCTTTATGTATCGCCAACCAAGGGCGCTCATTTTCCCAACGAATTGTCACGGGGACTTGATAGGTTGTCGAAAGATAATCATTCGTCAAAACTTCATGCTTCGGCCCTGCAACCACAATCTCTCCATCTTTCAATAGAAGTACATGTGTTATTGCTTCCACCAATTCTTCAATATGATGCGTCACATAAATGATATGACAACCATTTTGTACGACATCCTCCATTGCACTTAGAAATTGTTCGCGTGATAAAATATCCAAGCCAGAACACGGTTCATCCAAAATAAGCATTTTCGGATCACTCATTAACGAACGCGCAATAAGCACTCTCCTTTTTTCCCCTTCGGACAACTGATGATACGGCTTGCCCTTTAAAAACCCTAAACGCAAACTCGCCAATAACGCATCCGCCTTATCCCAATCCTCCTGTATCACCTGCTCATAAATCCCAAAGCTCGCAAATTTACCGCTAACGACTACTCGCTCCACCGTTTCACGATTAAAAAACTCAGCAAAACGCTCCAATGAACTACTAACAAAGCCGATCTTTTTACGCAACTCTGGTAAACTCGTTCGACCAAATCGATTCCCTAGCACAGTCACTTCACCTGATGACGGAAAATGATAGCCCGATACAATATTGAGCAAAGATGTTTTCCCTGAACCATTCAAACCAAGTATGCCCCAATGCTCATTCGGCTGAATAGACCAATTAATATCGCGAACGATTTCCTTATTTCCTCTATGTAATGAAACATTTTTCAATGAAACGATACTTTCCATAACTAAAATCCCCTTTGAATAATCAGATAACAATGATAATAACATCGTTTGAGTTATTTGAACAATGGCCACTTGTGCTCGAATTTACATAATAATCACAAATTCAGCATATATAATTTAGGCAAAAGCCATTTAAATAGGTCCCTGCCACTTCATTTGCTATACTTATCAAGGTAAATACGTAACGATAAAGGAGCAAATTTCATGCAAAATCTAACAGGTAAAACAGCGTTAATCACTGGAGCAGGTAGAGGTATTGGCCGTGCGACGGCAATTGCTTTCGCTAAAGAAGGCATCCATGTAGGGCTTGTGGGCAGAACAGCTGCAAACCTTGGGGAAGTGGCAAAAGAACTTAGCCAATACGGCGTGAATGTCACAATGGCGACTGCTGATGTGTCGGATAACGAATCCGTCATCGCCGCAGTAGAACATATCAAAGCAGAACTAGGTCCGATTGATATTTTGATTAACAATGCAGGTATCGGCAAGTTCGGTAAATTCCTTGAGCTATCACCAGAGGAATTCAAAAATATTATCGATGTGAACTTAATGGGCGTTTATTATGTCACAAGAGCTGTGCTTCCTGAAATGATCGAAAGACAAGCTGGCGATATCATTAATATTTCATCAACAGCTGGTCAAAAAGGCGCACCTGTCACAAGTGCATACAGCGCATCGAAATTCGGTGTTCTTGGACTGACAGAATCTCTAATGCTTGAAGTCAGAAAGCATAACATCCGTGTTAGCGCCTTGACACCAAGTACAGTTGCAACCGACTTGGCAATCGAAAGTAATCTTACAGACGGAAATCCAGACAAAGTCATGCAGCCGGAGGATTTAGCTGAAGTGATGGTGATGCAATTGAAATTACACCCACGTATTCTTGTGAAATCGGCTGGGTTATGGTCGACGAATCCTTAAGCCTGTTTATCACCATGTAACCCAAAAAGGTGTCCCGTTAGTCAATTTTCTGACCAGTGGGACACCTTTTCTATCACCTCGTCTCAATAATAAGGCGAAATCAAAATATACACGAGCACACCTGTAAAACTAACATATAGCCAAATCGGCATTGTCCAGCGAGCAATTTTCTTATGACGAGCATTTTCTCGATTCCATGCACGTGTGACGCTTGTCAGCGCAAGTGGTACAATAGCTGCCGCCAAAACAATATGGGTAATGAGAATAAAATAATAAAATCCTGCCATAAAGCCTTCTCCCCCAAAGGATGTCGAAGGTGCCAAGTAGTGATAGCTAACATACGTGATTAAGAACAAAAATGTCGTCGTAAACGCTGCGTAAATAAAACGCTGATGCACCTTAACGTTGCGCTTCAAAATCGCAACTAATGCACATAGTAAAAATACAAATGTGAAACTGTTCAAAATTGCATTCGTCAACGGTAAAATTGCTAGATCAGCTGCTTCGAAATTTTTCTCTCCTCGCATTCCGGATAATGCTCCGATTGCACCAATTAGAATGATAGATAGTGCAATAATAAACGGCTTATAATTACGTTTTTCAAACGGCTTACTCATACTATTTTTCATAGAAATAATCCACTCCAATACTTTTTTGAGACTATAGATTTTAAAGTGATGACTTATACATTCTACATGAAAAATAGCTACATCCCAATGAATAAGTGTTAGTCTTACGAGAATTAGAGGTAAACTAGTAAGTAGAAATACGATTGGTGGCGAATTGCGTGGATAGATTTCATTTAAAAAGAATATATGAGCCCTATGCAATAGAGGATGGCTATCGAGTATTGATAGACAGACTATGGCCACGTGGAATTTCGAAAGATGCTGCGCATTTGGCCGATTGGGCGAAAGGCGTTGCGCCTAGTAACGAGCTTCGACAATGGTTTGGTCATGATCCAAATAAATTTCTAGACTTTCGAGAAAAATATCTAAACGAACTTCATACTGATATTATTAAGATAAACAAAATAGCTGAACTACATCGATTAGCGCACATAATGCCCGTAACACTCGTATTCGCAGCCAAGGATTCCATTCACAACCATGCTGTTATCCTGAAAGAAGAATTAGAACGGGTAACAAAGTAACAACTAAGGTGCTGTGCTTTCATCACGTAAAAGCCCAGCACCTTCCTATTACCGCTGTCCTAAATAGCTGCCAGACTTACCATTTTTCATCGACAACTGTTTGGTTGAAAAAGGAACCAATCTTCCCTTCTCCTTCACCAAAGTAGCCATATAAATAGACGCCTCCGCTATAACCGCAAACAACAATGTTCCTACAGCGACATGGAGCATTGCCCAAACAATATCAATTGCTGTCACAATTGTTAAAACACCCAATATAACTTGGAGCGCAACTGTCACTAAAATAGTTATAAACCGTTTCTGTAATGGTGCACCCCAGCGTTTTGCGAAGGACCAATACGTTAACAACATACTATAAACGGCTAACACAATTCCTAAAAGTCGATGTGTCGTTTGGACAATCTCAGGACCAGATCTCGGTATAAGAGAGTCGCCACATGTCACCCAGCCACAGCTTGTCCCAATAAAATCATGTTTCACATAAGCGCCTACGAAAAAAATAGCAAGGACTAGGCCTAATAATACCTTGATATGCCTAGTTATTTTCCTTTGTTGCTGAGTACTGAGTGCTATACGCTGGATCACCATTCGTTCCGACGATCGTCGCCATATGACTAATACACACGCTAAGAACAGCATCGCTATAAGTAAATGACCCGCAATAATAAATGTTGGGAGATGAAACCATACAATAATCGCACCAAGTAACACTTGAAAAATAAGCAAAGCCACCATCCAATTAGCTGCTGTATTAACAGCTTTACTCATCTTCGCACGTTTAACTTTAGCAAAAAGAATAATGCTCAAAACACCAAGAATTGCCCCAATAACGCGATGTGCAAACTCAATGAGCGTTTCTCCTTGCAAAGTCGGAATCACTTCTCCATTACACAAAGGCCATTCCGGTCCACAGCCTAACCCTGATTGCGACGAAGCCACATATCCTCCGAACACAATTAAACCAAAAGTAATGATTGCTACCCAAAATGATAATCGCTTAATCGACACATTCATTCCCCCTACTTTACTAGTTTTCCAAAATTAGTATCCAACTTCCAACATTGCCAATAATCTTTTAAATTATAAGTGGCATATATGAAGTTTTTAAGTAGTTTCTAAATATTTTTAGAATTGCAATGAAGTGCTCCTGGCTGGTGTTTTTTCTTTAGTGTATAACTTTCTTCTTCATCGGTTAGGTTACTAACAAGATCCAATGAAAGGATGAGCGAGTTGAAAACAACATGGTGGAAGCTAATCATCGTCGTACTAGCTTGCCAATTCATCATCAGTGCTTGTAGCGATAAAAATACCGTTAAGGATAAACCTGATGATGACGAAAAACAATCCATTGGTGAACAATATGGCTTTACTTCTTTTGATATAGCGATTGATACGAAGGATAAAAAAGAAGCAGTGGTTGCTAACTTTGAGGAAAAGCCCGATAAGACAGAGGCTATGTATGGGAATAAAATAGAGGACACTTATTTGCACGGTGATCAGGCAATGGACAAGCTCGATGAAATCTTTCAGGAAATGGAGCTGACTCCTGATACAGATGATGAAGATTTGATTAAACAAACTGCAGAGGCATTCGAAGTTCTCGATTATAAAACGCTAAAATTGAAAGTGACATTTAAAGGACACGATACAAAAGAATTGATGATGACGAAGTAAAAATAGATACACAAGGAGAAACATCGTAGTAGGATATTTCTCCTTGTGTATTGTTTATTTGTTCATTAATTTGTAATATTTAGGGATAGCGTAATTAAATAATTGCGCTATAATTTTGGAGAATACAACATGAGCGGTTCTTTTTTTTCGGCACCTATGTGAAACTCTTCACAAACTTTTCATAATTTCTTCACACATTATAAAAATGAAGCGATCTAACAGAAGTAGCCGAACCCAATTCAACAGTATTCCTGATTGCAGCTTAGAAGATAAATAGCCGGAGGGAAATGAGATGAAAGAAACAATCGCGACATTTAGTGATATGGCCGTCTCCAAAATTAATTTATTAAACTCAAGTAAAGCTAGATACTTCACCGTGACTATGATGGCCGGATTTTTCGTTGGGTTAGGAGTCGTTCTAATTTATACAATTGGCGGAATCCTGATCCCATATGGTTTCGCTGGTACAAAACTTGTGATGGGAATGGCATTTGGGGTTGCACTAAGTCTTGTTCTTATGGCTGGGGCCGATCTTTTCACGAGTAATAATATGATTATGACCATCGGCACCTTGATGAAAAAAACAACCGGATACGACACATTAAAAGTATGGACCTATAGTTATATCGGTAACTTTGCGGGTTCCATACTAGTTGCCATGCTATTTTTCTATTCCGGATTAGCATCTGGGGCGACAGCTGATTTCATCACAACTACAGCTGGTAGCAAGATGAATACGCCATTTATGGAGTTAGTTGTCCGCGGGATTCTTTGTAATATTCTTGTCTGTTTAGCTGCCTGGTGCTCTGTCAAATTAAAAGATGAAACTGCAAAACTAATTATGATTTTTTGGTGCTTATTTGCTTTTATCACTTCTGGTTTTGAGCATAGTATTGCCAACATGACACTACTATCTATCTCACTAATGATTCCCCACCCCGAAACAGTATCGATGATGGGGTTGGCAGCAAACTTAGTACCCGTCACAATCGGCAATATCATTGGAGGTGCTCTATTTATTGGAGCAGCCTATTGGTATAGCAATACTAGCAAACAAGTTAAGATTCCTTCCTGAAATTTGCGGATGAGTAAATCCCCCCGAGTAACATGCAAATCGGGGGGATTTGATAAAGTTATTTTAAACAAAGAATAAATAGAATAACCTATTAAAATATCTTTTTTCGATCTCGCTCATCTTTTAATAGTTCAACTGATTCCCTAAAACGCAACGAATGAATATTTTCCCTCTCCCTTAAAAACCGCAGGGAATCATTGATTAATGGATCATCTGAAATATCGATCAGCCACTGGTAAGTCGCCCTCGCTTTCTCTTCGGCTGCGATATCTTCATACAAATCAGCGATTGGATCCCCTTTCGCCTGAATGTACGTTGCAGTGAAGGGTACCCCGCCGGCATTTTCATAAAAAAGAGCATGCCCATGGTTGACAAAATGTGCGCCAAGCCCCGCTTCTTCCAGCTGTTCTGGCGTTGCATCTTTCGTCAATTTATAAATCATTGTCGCCAGCATTTCAAGATGAGAGAATTCCTCGGTCGCAATGTCATTCAAGACTCCGATAACTTTACTTGGGACTGTATAGCGCTGATTCATATAGCGAAGCGCTGCAGCCAACTCCCCGTCTGCTCCCCCATATTGCTCCGCGATGTATCTCGCGAGCTTCGGATTGCACGTACCTACCTCAACAGGGTACAACAGTTTTTTTTCATAAACCCACATTGCGTATCTCCCTCCTCATCGTTGCCATGGCCAAGGTGTTGAATTCCAGCGCCATCCAAGTTCAATCGCTTGTTCAGTAGGAACTGATAGGAGAGATAAAGGTCCGTATCTATTTTCATATTGGCGCCGGACGTGAGCAGCCTCTTTAGTTGCTTCACGCCACTGACTGAGTGCCTCTGCATCATTGGGGTGTGTATCCGTGTACAAGGTCAGCTCAACTACAACAAAATCTGCTTGCTGTACGCGTAACATCATTTCCCTTTCTTCTTCAAACGCATTCATGAAATCCCCTCTTCCCGAGAAAATCCATCTGCCAACGAAGGCCAAAGTGTACCTTGACGTAGCGTTTCTTCAGGTGAATTTTGCGGTAGTCCAGGTGGCTGAAAATTCATGAAAATTTGTGGCGGTAAAACAAAAGTCTTCACCCAAATAGGCGGACACGGGTCAAGTGGCGAAACATAAGGCTTATAACTTCCTCGGAACATTGGACGTTCCAAATTTAATCACTCCTCGAACTATCATATGAAAGAACTGCCTGGTTGATTCAAATGAACCTCTTTTTTATCATTCGGAAAGTGATTAACCTACATATCGATCATTCAAAGACACCACTTCTAAGTAGTCTAAAGTCAACCTTAACGTTAACTTTCATTTCCTTATACATTTCATGCCATTTCTCTTCTGTCAGTTCAGAATGACGTACAGAGCTTCTATAAAGGTCACCGTATCCAAAAACATCTGAATCCATTTCTTGGCAGTAGGCAATTACCCTCGATATTTCACTCTCTAATTTCTTACCAATTGCTTTTTCGAATTTCACCATTTTTTCAGGGTTCTCGATATTAACATCCGGTCTTATTTCTAATAACCTTGCTTGTACTTTAAGATGTACATCAAATTCGGGCGTTGTCGGGTTAACTAACTTCACATCTCTTTGCGTTTTGATTGGATCAAACACCAAAAAAATTTCTTCGGGGTCCCCCTCTATTAATGATGCTGGAAAATCATCCCCTTTAATTTTTATTTCAAGTGTCCCATTTTGATAATCATTCCGACTTAGCTTTATGAAAAAACTATCCTCAATAGGAAGTTTACCTTTCATTTTATCCTTCCTAAATAAAGCAATACCAGAAATTGCCACAAGCTCCTCATCCTTTTTTATAATCGGCAAGGCAATGTCTCTACCTATGGAATAATAATCATAAGCTACTTCATGAAGTGTTGATGAAACCACTTGCTCACTTTTGATGTTCTGATCTAACAGCTTATAAATATGTTCACCAATTTCATCAATTTCCGGGTATTGATATTCAAGTAACGGTCTCGTCTCACCCTCCACCACTGCCAAAAGCATCCGCTCGCTTAACGTATGATTTTTCATAAGGGTGTCAATATAATGACCTATGCCATTTTCAGCAAACTCTTCACCAAACAATGTCCCCCTCAATTGTCCAGACATTAATTTTTCGGCTGCCCTATAATTTACTTTTACTCGTGTTCCTTGACTCGTTTCGTTTTCACTCGTAATAATTACAACTTTACTTTGTAATTCTGTCCCCACCTGGCGAACAACAGCTGTAGTCTCCACACTCTCCTCTTTTCCCATGTCGTAGCCTACCAAAGTAACTAAGCTCACCCTTTCAAGGATTTTTGTTTCCGTACATCCGACTAAACTAACGCAGAGTACTAGCAGTAGTATAAAAAAATAAATTTTCCTCATTCACTTTGCTCCTTATGTGATTTGAATTTCTTTTTTATAGCCGCTATTACGTATAAAAAGATGGGGTAAACAAAAATAATATAAAATGCCACCTTGCCAAAGTAATCATTAAACATATTTATTTGTGTTCGAGTTTTAAAAGTTAAACTTAAAACGAAGATAATCAATGAAAATATCCAGACGAATTTATTTGCATTTATCTTTACCATACGTCTGATTCCACGAAAAGCAGACCATATAAATAGACAGAGATTCGGTAAAATAATCAACATCCAAAAACAAACAACTATATATTCAACCCGTTCTATGAACGGCAATTGTACAATATTGAATAAAGACAAAGTTGCCCATATCGTTTTCGTTAATTGTTCTCCACTGAAGTACGATAAAGACACCAACATGATTACAAGATAAAGCATGGTCGTTACGAACAAACCAAGATGAATATGTTTTTTTGCATTCTCTTTATCTTTTACAAAAGGATAAATCACATATATGATTTCAAATCCTATAACGGTAAATGTCATAGACTTTGCACCTTTTAGTATTTCCGTCATATTGGCCTCCAAAATAGGCAGAAGGTCACTCAACTCCATAAACTTCACTGGAAAAATCAATAACGGAAAAAGCCATATGGAGAGAATAGTACTAAAAAAAGAAATGCCCACAATCACCCGTAGACCACCCGTAAACGTATAAATTACGATTAACAACAATGAAGCCGCCAAAAACCAGGTGGCCAAATCTGGAAAAACCCATGTTTGAACGACTTCAATATAGTTTCTCAACACTGCAATAAATGCAACTGAACAATAGATAATATAAAGTATATTAAAAAAGTTTCCAATCCATTTACCAAATACATCTTGATGAATACCATATAGATCATTTGAACCGTACATTTGTAACGTTTTAATCATGAAAAAAGCGATGATATGAGTGGCGAGACCTGCAAGAAGCACAGAAATCCATGCATCTTGCTTGGCATCCTGATATATAATCCGTTGAAAACCATGTATCCCAACACCAATTTGAGCTGACTGAATGATGAAAAAAAGCAAAAAAGCGTTAATCGTATCCTTAGGACTAATTTGTATAGAACTTTTCACTCATTTCACCTTCTGTTCATTTTTCTCAGGATTGATAGGTTCGGGCTCATACTTATCCGCATCTTCTGGTCTCGTATTTGAAGGTCTTTTAAATGTAAATGGCAGTGGGAATCTGACAAGACTATCGCGCCAATCAATTAGTCGCGGAGGATAAAAAGGTGCTGTATATGGGGATCCCAAACTAGTTTGGCGCAAAAGATGAATTAAAATAAAACAAAGCCCCAGCATAATGCCATAAAAGCCCCAAAATCCTGCCAAGAATATTAACGGGAACCGAATAATTCTGATAACATTCCCCATCATGTAACTTGGTGTTGTAAAGGATGACAATGCCCCTAAAGCAACAATAATAATTAAAATATTGCTTGTAATCCCTGCTTGCACAGCTGCCGTTCCAATAACGATACCGCCAACAATACCAATGGTCTGACCAACCTTTGTCGGTAATCTGACTCCAGCTTCTCGAAGCAACTCAATAATAATCTCGATAAGCAATGCCTCTAGTAAAGGTGGGAAAGGAACCAAGGCCCTTGATTCACTTAGTGTGACTAAGAGCGTTTCCGGAATAACTTCATAATGAAATGTTAAAGCCGCTACATATAAAGGTGTTAAAAATACAGATAGGACGACAGCATTGAATCTTAATAACCGGACAAATGAAGCAATCTGCCATCGAAGATTGAGATCTTCCTGACTTTGGAAGAACT
Proteins encoded:
- a CDS encoding ABC transporter ATP-binding protein — its product is MESIVSLKNVSLHRGNKEIVRDINWSIQPNEHWGILGLNGSGKTSLLNIVSGYHFPSSGEVTVLGNRFGRTSLPELRKKIGFVSSSLERFAEFFNRETVERVVVSGKFASFGIYEQVIQEDWDKADALLASLRLGFLKGKPYHQLSEGEKRRVLIARSLMSDPKMLILDEPCSGLDILSREQFLSAMEDVVQNGCHIIYVTHHIEELVEAITHVLLLKDGEIVVAGPKHEVLTNDYLSTTYQVPVTIRWENERPWLAIHKE
- a CDS encoding 3-ketoacyl-ACP reductase, which codes for MQNLTGKTALITGAGRGIGRATAIAFAKEGIHVGLVGRTAANLGEVAKELSQYGVNVTMATADVSDNESVIAAVEHIKAELGPIDILINNAGIGKFGKFLELSPEEFKNIIDVNLMGVYYVTRAVLPEMIERQAGDIINISSTAGQKGAPVTSAYSASKFGVLGLTESLMLEVRKHNIRVSALTPSTVATDLAIESNLTDGNPDKVMQPEDLAEVMVMQLKLHPRILVKSAGLWSTNP
- a CDS encoding DUF420 domain-containing protein — translated: MKNSMSKPFEKRNYKPFIIALSIILIGAIGALSGMRGEKNFEAADLAILPLTNAILNSFTFVFLLCALVAILKRNVKVHQRFIYAAFTTTFLFLITYVSYHYLAPSTSFGGEGFMAGFYYFILITHIVLAAAIVPLALTSVTRAWNRENARHKKIARWTMPIWLYVSFTGVLVYILISPYY
- a CDS encoding DUF488 family protein; the encoded protein is MDRFHLKRIYEPYAIEDGYRVLIDRLWPRGISKDAAHLADWAKGVAPSNELRQWFGHDPNKFLDFREKYLNELHTDIIKINKIAELHRLAHIMPVTLVFAAKDSIHNHAVILKEELERVTK
- a CDS encoding COX15/CtaA family protein; its protein translation is MSIKRLSFWVAIITFGLIVFGGYVASSQSGLGCGPEWPLCNGEVIPTLQGETLIEFAHRVIGAILGVLSIILFAKVKRAKMSKAVNTAANWMVALLIFQVLLGAIIVWFHLPTFIIAGHLLIAMLFLACVLVIWRRSSERMVIQRIALSTQQQRKITRHIKVLLGLVLAIFFVGAYVKHDFIGTSCGWVTCGDSLIPRSGPEIVQTTHRLLGIVLAVYSMLLTYWSFAKRWGAPLQKRFITILVTVALQVILGVLTIVTAIDIVWAMLHVAVGTLLFAVIAEASIYMATLVKEKGRLVPFSTKQLSMKNGKSGSYLGQR
- a CDS encoding YusW family protein — translated: MKTTWWKLIIVVLACQFIISACSDKNTVKDKPDDDEKQSIGEQYGFTSFDIAIDTKDKKEAVVANFEEKPDKTEAMYGNKIEDTYLHGDQAMDKLDEIFQEMELTPDTDDEDLIKQTAEAFEVLDYKTLKLKVTFKGHDTKELMMTK
- a CDS encoding formate/nitrite transporter family protein, whose amino-acid sequence is MKETIATFSDMAVSKINLLNSSKARYFTVTMMAGFFVGLGVVLIYTIGGILIPYGFAGTKLVMGMAFGVALSLVLMAGADLFTSNNMIMTIGTLMKKTTGYDTLKVWTYSYIGNFAGSILVAMLFFYSGLASGATADFITTTAGSKMNTPFMELVVRGILCNILVCLAAWCSVKLKDETAKLIMIFWCLFAFITSGFEHSIANMTLLSISLMIPHPETVSMMGLAANLVPVTIGNIIGGALFIGAAYWYSNTSKQVKIPS
- a CDS encoding manganese catalase family protein, translating into MWVYEKKLLYPVEVGTCNPKLARYIAEQYGGADGELAAALRYMNQRYTVPSKVIGVLNDIATEEFSHLEMLATMIYKLTKDATPEQLEEAGLGAHFVNHGHALFYENAGGVPFTATYIQAKGDPIADLYEDIAAEEKARATYQWLIDISDDPLINDSLRFLRERENIHSLRFRESVELLKDERDRKKIF
- a CDS encoding spore coat protein CotJB, with the protein product MNAFEEEREMMLRVQQADFVVVELTLYTDTHPNDAEALSQWREATKEAAHVRRQYENRYGPLSLLSVPTEQAIELGWRWNSTPWPWQR
- a CDS encoding spore coat associated protein CotJA; translation: MERPMFRGSYKPYVSPLDPCPPIWVKTFVLPPQIFMNFQPPGLPQNSPEETLRQGTLWPSLADGFSREEGIS
- a CDS encoding Ger(x)C family spore germination protein, with the protein product MRKIYFFILLLVLCVSLVGCTETKILERVSLVTLVGYDMGKEESVETTAVVRQVGTELQSKVVIITSENETSQGTRVKVNYRAAEKLMSGQLRGTLFGEEFAENGIGHYIDTLMKNHTLSERMLLAVVEGETRPLLEYQYPEIDEIGEHIYKLLDQNIKSEQVVSSTLHEVAYDYYSIGRDIALPIIKKDEELVAISGIALFRKDKMKGKLPIEDSFFIKLSRNDYQNGTLEIKIKGDDFPASLIEGDPEEIFLVFDPIKTQRDVKLVNPTTPEFDVHLKVQARLLEIRPDVNIENPEKMVKFEKAIGKKLESEISRVIAYCQEMDSDVFGYGDLYRSSVRHSELTEEKWHEMYKEMKVNVKVDFRLLRSGVFE
- a CDS encoding GerAB/ArcD/ProY family transporter, producing MKSSIQISPKDTINAFLLFFIIQSAQIGVGIHGFQRIIYQDAKQDAWISVLLAGLATHIIAFFMIKTLQMYGSNDLYGIHQDVFGKWIGNFFNILYIIYCSVAFIAVLRNYIEVVQTWVFPDLATWFLAASLLLIVIYTFTGGLRVIVGISFFSTILSIWLFPLLIFPVKFMELSDLLPILEANMTEILKGAKSMTFTVIGFEIIYVIYPFVKDKENAKKHIHLGLFVTTMLYLVIMLVSLSYFSGEQLTKTIWATLSLFNIVQLPFIERVEYIVVCFWMLIILPNLCLFIWSAFRGIRRMVKINANKFVWIFSLIIFVLSLTFKTRTQINMFNDYFGKVAFYIIFVYPIFLYVIAAIKKKFKSHKEQSE